Below is a window of Camelina sativa cultivar DH55 chromosome 11, Cs, whole genome shotgun sequence DNA.
TCCGCAAGGTTCAGCGCAAATGATGGAACAAGGAGGGGTTTGTGTCAAGGAAGTTGAGAAGCCATTGTTAGGGAGAACAGGAGATGATCTTACCAAAACAGGTTTCTGGAAGCAGAGCTTCGAGAGTTGGTTGAGAAGCAGAGACATGAATAATGTTATTAACGCAAATGATCTTCTCCACCAAAAAGGCACCACCATTAATACAAAAGGAAGTGACTTGCTGACCACGTATCCCTTCTCCAAATTAATTATTgtctttttggatattttcctTTACTATTATAATTCCTTTTCTGCAACTATAccataaatctaattaaaatttgcAACTTCCCTTTTCCATTTCCTCCTTTTGTTGAATCTTTTATTCGGTCTTGGATACTGATCATAACATTAAGTTCTGGAATGATACTGATGTTCAtgtagtgatatatatatatccctattACTTTGCTCTCACTTATTCACTCATTCTGTTTCATGTAAAAATGTATATAGAAGTCACCTTCTtccttttaattatttatttgatgttATCAATAAGAATGAAATGTGAGCAAAGCTTCTCCAGGAGCATATGCAGAGAACAATAGAACATAAGATTTGGTGTTTGAAaggttattttagtttttttttttttaaagataagaCTCTAGACACGAACTTAATAGTAATTCCACCTGGTGCGATAGTGTTAAGTGGAAGACTGACGTCTCTTCCATTTTGGATCAGCCAGCTTGATATTTCTCCTTTCGTCGACGTCATTGATTTTAACATAGTTAGGTCGACACAAGCAGAGGCGGGTGCTAAAAAGGTTACATAAAGCTTCAGAACTTGTGACGTAAATGCTTTGATTTCCGATGTCTTCAGTGTAAACAGCGTTTCCTTCTTCGTCTATCTTGAACACCATTACTGCTTCTGTGTGCATTCTCGGAATACCTTCGATTATATTGGCGGTTTTCTTGTACAACTTAACCATGAAAGTTTCACCCGTGATTTCTGACTCTACCAAGTGTTCGCTTGTGTAGCACGAATCCAGAAGGTCTCGTTGCGTCTCGGTCATCTTGGGGTTCTGAAACCACAACCTTTGAAACTTGGGCTTCTTGCTATGTTTGTGGCGATCCAATGATCCGATGAGGTGGCCTCCAGATCCTGCTATGCGAAACATGCCTTCTTTCTTGGAAAACATGACAggggaggagaagaagcaggGGCTTTCGATTCGGACGTTGATCCACTCGGACTTACTCTGAGCCGGTCTGCAAAAGCTAAGTTGGGGTCCCAAGTACTTGACAGCCACAACGCAGTCCTCTTCCTCGGGAGAGGAGGACATGGCCACATTGGTGACATATTGGGTTTGGCAATGAGGAAGAGTTACAAGAGGTGGCAGCAAAATGCGTTTTGGATCTACTTCCGTGTTCATATTCATATCTCGGAGACCCAACACGCCGTCCTTCAAAGTAGGTAGCCATCCATTGGATGATCCTATCGCTCCCAATTCCCTAAACAACTCGTCACGCATCTTAGCATCATTCTCCCACCTCTTTTCAAACGCTTCTAGGGAAAGGTGGACACCATCACCAGGCATCGTAGTAGTGACTCTTCCGCGATCCCCTCCACAAGGATCAGAACAGATCAAGACACCAGGAGGATTTAGAGTCAATGAAGTTAAGCCATTGTtagagagaagaggaggagcgGATCGTACTATTACAGGTTTCCGAAAGCATGGTAGCTTCAAGGGCTGTTTGTGAAGCAGAGACATGAATGAAAAGCAAGAGAATTTGAGAAGGAAAACCAAATTCCTAATCAACGAATTGGTGGTTTTGTTCTCCAACTACAAAAAACCCTACACGCACCTAATACAGTGGAGGAAATGACTTGCTCACCAAGTTATTGATATTTCCCATAATAATAGCTCTTCTTTTTTCGGATCGGTTCTCCAGGCCAATACCATATGTATAAGATtctcattaacttttttttcttttgtttgttaaaagaTATTCTCATTAACTTCCAAGTTGACTTTTTTATTTCCTACTTAAAATTCTAAGCCGCTCAAATAATATATTGTCTGGTTGGTTGGTTCGAAGTTCCAACATCTTCAATAATCTCTTTCATCCAAGCACAAAGAAGATGGAATCCATATGCCAtgtcctaatatgcaagtgacTACAACTTTTATCTCACAGATGCTAAATTTTGTAGTCTACAAGAAAGCATATTTACACATGCTAAATCTTGCTTACAATAGGTAAAAGGGCTTGACTGTTCCGCTCGAGGAAGCCTCTTCTGACAGGTCGTTCTGGTGGCTGTCTTAAGACAATGAAGCAACACGAGGAAGACGGCAAAGCTTGTGTTGTTGGATTGAATGAttatgaaagagaaaaaattcagaagaaacaacaagaaaagaaaagaagaagaagccaataAATTAAATGGGCCTTGAGATGggcttttataaaaaaaatttagcacGAATTATAATGTTACTCACAAGGGTcatttatattatacatatccTTAGGTCAAAGGTTAGAACATTGAAAGTTCAATTAAGGGCGTAGTAGTCTGGCGTCTTGTATTGTACAGAATTTACAAGAAAGAGACCGTTGATTCAAGAGGGATATAGAAATAGGTTCACCTTTGTTGGAAAGCTTCTCAACCTCATCACTCACTCCCACCgaattttggtttcttcttggtTTCCCATTCTGTGAATAGTTTAACTTTTGTCTTTGGGGAGGGGAAGAATTGAGTTAATGTGAGAGATTTTAGGGTCATGTCTTAGATGTCTAAAATAAAGTACAAAGAGTGTTAGAATAAGCAATCGAAaagtaaactttgaaaacaaccTCTAAGCTCATTATATGGGAAATCAATACTTTGATTGATCACTAAAAGGTTATATAGATTGTGGTCATTATATAGTTAACGTTTCTCGTAATTCATCACtcgttttatattatttatctctttgttctatGATCGATGATGTAATGTACATGAAATTGACTAGTCTTAATAAAACTGCAAAGCATGGTGTCCTACTGAATATGAAACTGTATATGGAAGGTTGAAGAAGAGgccaaaaataatggaaaataCAAAAGCATAACTTTAAGTTTGCAACAATAAGTTAAACAGTAGATGCTTTTGATCCCCCAAATGAGAAGTGAGTGATGTAGGCCTCTGAGATTCTCTCTCACATTTTTTCACTGTTGCTTTCTATGCTTTTTTCATTTCTTCgaagtttttaataatttttcttacttttttcgCATCACAACTCTTGATTTTACATGGGATCCAATTGAGAAATGATAACATAATTATAGATTACATGGCCTTTGCTTGCACAACTATTTGATGACATAATTAACAAACGTCATGATGTAATCACTAATCATAATCTCATAAGATTCAACCAAGAGAGCTTAATCAAATAGATTACCTCTTTTGGAGAGGCTTTTTGGTTATTCACATTCCATTTCCAAAACTGTTCACAGCACAACATTTTTTCTCATTAATCtataatagtatataatattgtttacttagaCGAATCTTGCGTCGCCGACGGGAA
It encodes the following:
- the LOC104728976 gene encoding uncharacterized protein LOC104728976 yields the protein MSLLHKQPLKLPCFRKPVIVRSAPPLLSNNGLTSLTLNPPGVLICSDPCGGDRGRVTTTMPGDGVHLSLEAFEKRWENDAKMRDELFRELGAIGSSNGWLPTLKDGVLGLRDMNMNTEVDPKRILLPPLVTLPHCQTQYVTNVAMSSSPEEEDCVVAVKYLGPQLSFCRPAQSKSEWINVRIESPCFFSSPVMFSKKEGMFRIAGSGGHLIGSLDRHKHSKKPKFQRLWFQNPKMTETQRDLLDSCYTSEHLVESEITGETFMVKLYKKTANIIEGIPRMHTEAVMVFKIDEEGNAVYTEDIGNQSIYVTSSEALCNLFSTRLCLCRPNYVKINDVDERRNIKLADPKWKRRQSST